A single region of the Selenomonas sp. oral taxon 920 genome encodes:
- a CDS encoding lytic transglycosylase domain-containing protein, whose product MMDLSAVRQIQARIAEIEGEFSLQNQQLPGMDFAAKLQQEINKNVTSAADKAHAAQGVQAVQETSAAHKSAGTAQGNIANPELTRLIHAAAQKYAVDPKLVSAVAEVESGGNQDAVSPAGAVGVMQLMPDTAAGLGVNPYNMQGNVEGGTKYLREMLDTFGGDVKKAVAAYNAGPNAVKAYGGVPPYAETQNYVTSVLDIYR is encoded by the coding sequence ATGATGGATCTTTCGGCCGTCCGACAGATACAGGCACGTATTGCGGAGATTGAGGGAGAGTTCTCCCTGCAGAATCAGCAGCTGCCGGGCATGGATTTTGCCGCAAAGCTGCAGCAGGAGATCAACAAGAATGTCACGTCTGCGGCAGACAAGGCACATGCCGCCCAGGGAGTGCAGGCTGTGCAGGAGACCTCTGCCGCACATAAATCTGCCGGAACCGCACAGGGCAACATTGCAAATCCGGAGTTGACGCGTCTGATTCACGCTGCTGCACAGAAATATGCCGTTGATCCGAAGCTCGTCTCTGCGGTCGCAGAGGTGGAGTCCGGCGGCAACCAGGATGCCGTCTCGCCTGCGGGGGCGGTCGGCGTCATGCAGCTGATGCCGGATACGGCGGCAGGACTCGGTGTCAACCCCTACAATATGCAGGGGAATGTCGAGGGCGGTACGAAGTATCTGCGTGAGATGCTCGACACGTTCGGCGGAGATGTGAAGAAAGCGGTTGCCGCCTACAATGCGGGACCCAATGCAGTCAAGGCATACGGCGGGGTTCCGCCCTATGCGGAGACGCAGAACTATGTGACGAGTGTTCTGGACATCTACCGCTAA
- the fliJ gene encoding flagellar export protein FliJ, with protein MKKFKFQLETLLKVTRMKKEEAEVAFAEAVRHLEDARAYQRQLLEEMHRGQLDYENLSKEGTRIKIGTLMSFNRFFGWKRQQIEDQQQVILAANAERQKRLKVLMEQMSALKSIEKLKEKRLAEYKAEVLQEEQKMLDEIGLQLTMRNRELEEAV; from the coding sequence ATGAAAAAATTCAAATTTCAGCTTGAGACTCTGCTCAAAGTGACGCGCATGAAGAAGGAGGAGGCAGAGGTTGCCTTTGCCGAGGCCGTTCGACATCTGGAGGATGCACGTGCCTATCAGCGTCAGCTGCTCGAGGAGATGCACCGCGGACAGCTCGACTATGAGAATCTCTCGAAAGAGGGGACGCGGATCAAGATCGGTACGCTTATGAGTTTCAATCGCTTCTTTGGGTGGAAGCGTCAGCAGATCGAGGATCAGCAGCAGGTGATTCTTGCGGCGAATGCTGAGCGGCAGAAACGTCTCAAAGTCCTGATGGAACAGATGAGTGCACTCAAAAGTATCGAGAAACTGAAAGAAAAACGCCTTGCCGAGTACAAGGCGGAAGTCCTGCAGGAGGAGCAGAAAATGCTCGATGAAATCGGCCTGCAGCTGACCATGCGGAATAGGGAATTGGAGGAAGCAGTATGA
- the fliI gene encoding flagellar protein export ATPase FliI has protein sequence MNMSETGGNPPFSIDIHKFQDALRTASPMKLTGKVTQIIGLVIESQGPTVTVGELCYVSSHFAGMPPIPAEVVGFREGSVLLMPVGEMQGIGPGCEVIATGRRLRVKVGPELLGRVLDGLGNPIDGKGPILAKEEYPLQAPPPPPLTRPRIHDHLYVGVRAIDGLITLGDGQRIGIMAGSGVGKSTLLSMVARNTEADISVITLVGERGREVRDFIERDLGEEGLKRSVVVVATSDQPALVRIKGAMTGTAIAEYFRDQGHKVVLMMDSVTRFAMAQREVGLTIGEPPATRGYTPSVFAMLPRLLERAGTSEKGSITGIYTVLVDGDDMNEPIADAVRSILDGHIVLSRRIAAQNHFPAIDVLGSVSRVMYEVVDKNHLEAAQEMRQLMAVYAEAEDLIHIGAYVKGSSPKIDSAIQKIDGINAFLCQDIYEVTSYDETEQRLLSAVGKAAAPAAPAEPAAEEAT, from the coding sequence ATGAATATGAGTGAAACGGGGGGCAATCCCCCATTTTCCATAGATATCCATAAATTTCAGGATGCGCTGCGCACTGCTTCCCCGATGAAGCTGACGGGCAAGGTAACGCAGATCATCGGACTCGTCATTGAGTCGCAGGGACCAACGGTCACCGTTGGGGAGCTCTGCTATGTGAGTTCGCATTTTGCAGGGATGCCGCCGATTCCGGCGGAGGTCGTGGGCTTTCGTGAGGGAAGCGTGCTCCTCATGCCTGTCGGTGAGATGCAGGGCATCGGTCCCGGCTGTGAGGTGATAGCAACGGGGCGCCGTCTGCGCGTGAAGGTGGGGCCGGAGCTGCTCGGGCGTGTGCTCGACGGGCTCGGCAACCCGATTGACGGCAAGGGGCCAATCCTCGCCAAGGAGGAGTATCCCCTGCAGGCACCGCCGCCGCCGCCGCTTACACGTCCGCGCATTCACGACCACCTCTACGTCGGCGTGCGTGCCATCGACGGACTGATTACGCTCGGTGACGGGCAGAGAATCGGCATCATGGCGGGCTCGGGCGTCGGCAAATCTACACTCCTCTCCATGGTGGCACGCAACACCGAGGCGGACATCAGTGTCATTACGCTCGTCGGAGAGCGCGGCCGCGAGGTGCGCGACTTTATCGAGCGTGACCTCGGCGAGGAGGGGCTCAAGCGCTCCGTGGTTGTCGTCGCAACCTCCGATCAGCCTGCCCTCGTCCGCATCAAGGGGGCGATGACGGGCACGGCGATCGCCGAGTATTTCCGCGATCAGGGACACAAGGTTGTGCTCATGATGGACTCTGTGACACGCTTTGCGATGGCACAGCGCGAGGTCGGGCTCACAATCGGCGAGCCTCCTGCGACGCGCGGCTATACACCGTCCGTCTTTGCCATGCTGCCGCGCCTTCTCGAACGTGCGGGCACGAGCGAGAAGGGCTCGATCACGGGCATCTATACCGTCCTTGTCGACGGCGACGATATGAACGAGCCGATTGCGGATGCCGTGCGCTCTATCCTCGATGGACACATTGTGCTCTCACGCAGGATTGCGGCGCAGAACCATTTTCCCGCGATTGATGTGCTCGGCAGCGTCAGCCGCGTCATGTACGAGGTGGTTGACAAGAACCATCTCGAGGCGGCGCAGGAGATGCGCCAGCTCATGGCAGTCTATGCCGAGGCGGAGGATCTCATACACATCGGGGCATATGTCAAGGGCTCGAGTCCGAAGATTGATTCTGCAATCCAGAAGATCGACGGGATCAATGCCTTTCTTTGCCAGGATATCTATGAAGTAACCTCCTATGATGAGACGGAGCAGCGCCTGCTCTCAGCTGTGGGCAAGGCCGCCGCTCCTGCGGCACCTGCAGAGCCTGCGGCTGAGGAAGCAACATGA
- a CDS encoding FliH/SctL family protein, with amino-acid sequence MSRVIKAAVWEENPHLIDVPPPPLPPQADGEEEGLSEEAVQNLLARIAEREQAMDERVREAEIHVAVLRGEAEEERDRLLSEAQTQIEQDREEARAKGHEEGFAAGREAGEAAVREEMAELIRQTNEQAEKTLRDAHDAMRDYLIHAEQDIVSIAMTAVERVLPQHFIDVPQMVLPVVRDAILRVKDQKEIVVHIPPESYDFVLMARDELRSILTAGDTNLTITSDEGLKPGDCLVETPNGNVDARLQTQIEQLKKAVREVML; translated from the coding sequence TTGTCTAGAGTTATCAAGGCAGCCGTCTGGGAAGAAAATCCCCATCTCATCGACGTGCCGCCTCCTCCGCTGCCGCCCCAGGCAGACGGCGAGGAGGAAGGCCTCAGTGAAGAGGCTGTCCAGAATCTGCTCGCGCGCATTGCAGAGCGTGAGCAGGCGATGGATGAGCGTGTCAGAGAGGCGGAGATCCACGTTGCAGTCCTTCGCGGGGAAGCCGAGGAGGAACGCGACCGGCTTCTCAGTGAGGCGCAGACACAGATTGAACAGGATCGCGAGGAGGCGCGCGCCAAAGGTCACGAGGAGGGCTTTGCCGCTGGCCGAGAGGCCGGAGAAGCCGCTGTGCGCGAGGAAATGGCGGAGCTCATCCGCCAGACGAACGAGCAGGCGGAGAAGACTCTGCGTGACGCGCATGACGCGATGCGCGACTACCTCATTCATGCGGAGCAGGATATTGTCTCGATCGCCATGACGGCGGTGGAGCGCGTTCTGCCGCAGCATTTCATTGACGTGCCGCAGATGGTTCTGCCCGTTGTGCGCGATGCTATCCTGCGTGTCAAAGATCAGAAGGAGATTGTCGTTCACATTCCGCCGGAGAGCTATGATTTTGTACTGATGGCACGTGATGAACTGCGCAGTATTCTGACGGCGGGGGATACGAACCTTACGATCACCTCCGATGAGGGGCTGAAGCCCGGTGACTGCCTCGTGGAGACACCAAACGGCAATGTGGATGCACGCCTTCAGACGCAGATCGAACAGCTCAAAAAGGCTGTGCGGGAAGTTATGCTATGA
- the fliG gene encoding flagellar motor switch protein FliG: MPDMYSSSELTNQQKAAILFIAIGPEYSAKLFQHMDDDEIEHLTLEIANQKQVSAALKAEVIAEFYSMCMAQDYISSGGLQYAQNVLEKALGPDKALEIINRLTTSLQVRPFDFLRKTDPAQLLNFIQNEHPQTIALIMAYLEPDQAAIVLGSLPPEAQVEVTKRVAMMDRTSPDFIREVERVLERKLSSMVTQDFTTAGGIKAIVEVLNRVDRTTEKAIVETLEVDNPELAEEIKKLMFVFEDIVQIDDRSLQLVLRQVETKDLSLALKATPQEVAEKVFKNMSTRAADMLREEIEFMGPVKIRDVEEAQQKVVGVIRVLEDKGEIVISRGKGDEMIV; encoded by the coding sequence ATGCCGGATATGTATTCCAGCAGCGAGCTGACCAATCAGCAGAAAGCGGCCATCCTCTTCATCGCCATCGGTCCCGAGTACTCGGCAAAGCTGTTTCAGCATATGGATGACGATGAGATCGAGCATCTGACGCTCGAGATCGCGAATCAGAAGCAGGTCTCTGCGGCTCTAAAGGCGGAGGTTATTGCTGAGTTCTACTCCATGTGCATGGCCCAGGACTACATCTCCTCGGGCGGTCTGCAGTATGCGCAGAACGTACTGGAGAAGGCCCTCGGTCCCGACAAGGCACTCGAGATCATCAATCGTCTCACGACGAGCCTGCAGGTACGTCCTTTCGACTTCCTGCGCAAGACAGATCCCGCGCAGCTGCTCAACTTTATTCAGAACGAGCATCCGCAGACCATTGCGCTCATCATGGCATATCTCGAACCGGACCAGGCGGCCATCGTCCTCGGTTCGCTGCCTCCGGAGGCACAGGTCGAGGTCACGAAGCGCGTTGCCATGATGGATCGCACGTCGCCGGACTTCATTCGCGAGGTCGAGCGCGTGCTCGAGAGAAAACTGTCGTCGATGGTGACGCAGGACTTTACAACGGCGGGCGGCATCAAGGCGATTGTCGAGGTACTCAACCGCGTCGATCGTACGACGGAAAAGGCGATTGTGGAGACCCTCGAGGTCGACAATCCCGAGCTTGCCGAGGAAATCAAAAAGCTCATGTTCGTCTTCGAGGACATCGTCCAGATCGACGACCGTTCACTGCAGCTCGTTCTGCGGCAAGTCGAGACCAAGGACCTCTCGCTTGCGCTCAAAGCAACGCCGCAGGAGGTTGCGGAGAAGGTCTTCAAGAATATGTCGACGCGTGCAGCCGATATGCTGCGTGAGGAGATCGAGTTCATGGGACCGGTCAAGATCCGCGATGTGGAAGAAGCGCAGCAGAAGGTTGTCGGTGTCATCCGCGTGCTCGAGGACAAGGGCGAGATTGTGATTTCGCGTGGCAAGGGAGACGAGATGATTGTCTAG
- the fliF gene encoding flagellar basal-body MS-ring/collar protein FliF, with translation MGEWKERGLALWKRFDKRQRYIMLGSALAILVLIFGLSFWYGSKPDMVPLFTDMETKDAGEVANQLRESKIAYEVQENKTGTTILVPTANVHEARLNLATQGLPRGNKGFEIFDDSKLGVTEFQNRVNYLQALQGELTRTIEQLEAVEKARVHIVLPEDSLYKKEEKPATASIMLRLNPHAELTKKEIKGIVNLAAHSVKGLTPENITIVDDTGKILNDPDDQDENSLGVKTLTQLDMTRKVQDNIEKKVQSLLDQTLGEGRAFARVSVELDFDDRLTDRQTFTPVVDDSGIIRSQQDISESYVGSSTNPGGPAGVQSNVPGYVEQETNANAEYEKKESTKNYEINEERQHVIASPGSIRRLTVAVLVNDDVTQPQQESILRTVSSAAGINPQRGDTISVEPLPFSTEAAERRAAEEQAEKDRQDRIFYTQVGLALLIIALIVAGILMYRRKKRLEREAAEEARRLEEERIAEERAAAIAAGEVEEEDLSEEEQQQMNQKLALLALIDSKPEEVALLVKTWLSEEE, from the coding sequence ATGGGAGAGTGGAAAGAGCGCGGTCTTGCCTTGTGGAAACGCTTTGACAAGCGCCAGCGCTACATCATGCTCGGTTCAGCACTCGCGATTCTCGTCCTCATTTTTGGTCTGAGTTTTTGGTATGGCAGCAAGCCTGATATGGTGCCGCTGTTTACCGATATGGAGACCAAGGACGCAGGCGAGGTCGCAAACCAGCTGCGCGAGTCGAAGATTGCCTATGAGGTACAGGAAAACAAGACGGGTACAACAATCCTCGTACCGACGGCGAATGTCCACGAGGCACGTCTCAACCTCGCGACACAGGGGCTGCCGCGCGGAAACAAGGGCTTTGAGATCTTCGATGACAGCAAGCTCGGTGTCACCGAATTCCAGAACCGCGTCAACTACCTGCAGGCCCTGCAGGGCGAACTGACGCGTACGATCGAACAGCTCGAGGCCGTCGAGAAGGCACGCGTTCACATTGTGCTGCCTGAGGACAGCCTCTATAAGAAAGAGGAGAAGCCGGCAACAGCATCCATCATGCTGCGGCTGAATCCGCATGCGGAGCTGACGAAGAAGGAGATCAAGGGCATTGTCAACCTTGCGGCGCACAGCGTCAAGGGGTTGACTCCCGAGAACATCACGATTGTCGACGATACGGGAAAGATCCTCAACGATCCCGACGATCAGGATGAGAACTCCCTCGGCGTCAAGACGCTTACGCAGCTCGATATGACGCGCAAGGTGCAGGACAACATCGAGAAGAAGGTACAATCCCTGCTCGATCAGACGCTCGGTGAGGGGCGCGCATTTGCACGCGTCAGCGTGGAGCTCGACTTTGATGACCGCCTGACCGACCGTCAGACATTTACACCGGTTGTCGATGATTCCGGCATCATTCGCAGCCAGCAGGACATCTCGGAGAGCTACGTCGGCAGCTCTACGAATCCGGGCGGCCCTGCAGGCGTACAGAGCAACGTGCCGGGCTACGTGGAGCAGGAAACAAACGCGAATGCCGAGTATGAGAAAAAGGAATCCACAAAGAACTACGAGATCAACGAGGAACGTCAGCACGTCATCGCCTCTCCGGGGTCGATCCGCCGCCTGACGGTCGCCGTTCTCGTCAATGACGATGTGACGCAGCCGCAGCAGGAGAGCATCCTGCGTACGGTGAGCAGCGCGGCGGGCATCAACCCGCAGCGCGGCGATACGATTTCCGTTGAACCCCTGCCGTTCAGCACGGAGGCTGCAGAGCGCCGTGCCGCAGAGGAGCAGGCGGAGAAGGATCGTCAGGATCGCATCTTCTATACGCAGGTCGGACTTGCCCTGCTCATCATCGCTCTCATTGTCGCAGGTATCCTTATGTACCGCCGCAAGAAACGCCTCGAGCGCGAAGCAGCCGAAGAGGCACGGCGTCTCGAAGAGGAGCGCATTGCAGAGGAGCGTGCCGCAGCAATCGCGGCAGGCGAGGTCGAGGAAGAAGATCTCTCCGAGGAGGAGCAGCAGCAGATGAACCAGAAACTTGCGCTGCTCGCGCTCATCGACAGCAAGCCCGAAGAGGTCGCACTCCTCGTTAAGACGTGGCTTTCGGAGGAGGAGTAA
- the fliE gene encoding flagellar hook-basal body complex protein FliE, translating to MEVQALQMTPVTMRATSHLGETIEKEPPKSFGTYLKDALSEVNKLQLASDEQNKLLAAGEISDVSQVIVAGQKAEIALQLTLQLRNRAMSAYQEIMRMQV from the coding sequence ATGGAAGTACAAGCACTGCAAATGACCCCCGTTACGATGCGCGCCACCAGTCATCTGGGCGAGACCATCGAGAAAGAGCCGCCGAAGAGCTTTGGCACCTACCTGAAGGATGCCCTCTCCGAGGTGAACAAGCTTCAGCTTGCATCGGATGAGCAGAACAAACTGCTTGCTGCAGGCGAAATCTCGGACGTCTCTCAAGTCATCGTAGCCGGGCAGAAGGCGGAGATCGCACTGCAGCTGACACTGCAGCTGCGCAATCGAGCCATGTCTGCCTATCAGGAAATCATGCGGATGCAGGTATAA
- the flgC gene encoding flagellar basal body rod protein FlgC, protein MGMFLGIDAAASGLTAERLRMDVISNNIANANTTRAQGGGAYHRRYVVFQPREKGAGIGFESFLARASNRLRPGDGVRALSIQEDRTQGPLVYEPGHPDANAEGYVERPNVNIVAEMVDMISASRAYEANTTTISAAKSMVTAALRIGSGS, encoded by the coding sequence ATGGGAATGTTTTTGGGAATTGACGCAGCGGCTTCCGGACTCACGGCAGAGCGCCTGCGCATGGACGTGATCTCCAATAATATCGCAAACGCAAATACCACACGCGCACAGGGCGGAGGAGCATATCACCGCCGCTATGTGGTCTTTCAGCCGCGTGAAAAGGGCGCCGGCATCGGCTTTGAGTCGTTCCTTGCGCGTGCCTCGAACCGCCTGCGTCCGGGCGATGGCGTACGCGCCCTCTCCATTCAGGAGGATCGCACGCAGGGGCCTCTCGTCTATGAGCCGGGACACCCGGATGCAAATGCAGAAGGCTATGTGGAGCGGCCGAATGTCAACATCGTCGCAGAGATGGTTGACATGATCTCGGCTTCCCGTGCCTACGAAGCGAATACGACGACGATCAGTGCGGCAAAATCCATGGTGACCGCAGCGCTTCGCATTGGCAGCGGCAGCTAA
- the flgB gene encoding flagellar basal body rod protein FlgB, which produces MLEQLVNTSTIDIGSRAMAAAALRHEVLSNNIANVNTPYFKRSHVRFEDLLKQELGLGNDPLMKVVRTHDRHFPIPFHGKARAVIEQDDRTNMRLDGNNVDIDVEMAEVSKNQLYYSAVATALGGHISKLKSVINSGQS; this is translated from the coding sequence ATGCTTGAGCAGCTGGTAAACACCTCGACGATTGACATTGGCAGCCGTGCAATGGCAGCGGCTGCACTTCGGCATGAGGTGCTCAGCAACAACATTGCCAACGTGAACACACCGTACTTCAAGCGGAGCCACGTCCGCTTCGAGGACTTGCTGAAACAGGAATTGGGACTGGGAAACGACCCTTTGATGAAGGTTGTGCGTACGCATGACCGGCATTTCCCCATTCCCTTTCACGGAAAGGCACGTGCTGTGATTGAACAGGACGATCGGACGAATATGCGTCTGGATGGGAACAACGTCGACATTGACGTGGAGATGGCGGAGGTCTCGAAGAACCAACTGTATTACAGCGCAGTCGCCACGGCGCTCGGAGGGCACATCAGCAAGCTGAAGAGTGTCATCAATAGCGGTCAGAGCTGA
- a CDS encoding Asp23/Gls24 family envelope stress response protein — protein sequence MDVIALVGPSGTGKSHRALWVAQKNGADAIIDDGILIKDGKVIGGYSAKKEKNRIMAVRRAIFVLPGHASDVRRAIAESLPRRILILGTSENMVQKIAKALKIGPVSKIIRIEDIASKKDMELAQYHRLKKGEHIIPVPSIELKPHFSGYLIDPIKSFFKTSSSKRRRLGERSIVRPVFSYYGKLIIDDSVIKSIVHIVAEKLQEVYRVGATHVRHIVNGDDDLGIVVSIEIVFAYGHAIAEAMAALRLELQKEIERITGMVVHEIDILVKSLHVDKAVSARA from the coding sequence ATGGACGTTATCGCCCTTGTCGGTCCAAGCGGTACCGGCAAAAGCCACCGCGCCCTATGGGTTGCTCAAAAAAATGGTGCAGATGCCATCATCGACGACGGGATTTTGATTAAGGACGGAAAGGTGATCGGAGGGTATTCGGCAAAAAAAGAGAAGAATCGGATCATGGCGGTGCGCCGTGCAATCTTCGTTTTGCCGGGACATGCCTCCGATGTACGCAGGGCGATCGCCGAATCCCTCCCGCGCCGCATCCTCATCCTCGGCACCTCGGAGAATATGGTTCAGAAGATCGCCAAGGCACTCAAAATTGGCCCCGTGAGCAAGATCATCCGCATCGAAGACATTGCCTCGAAGAAGGATATGGAGCTGGCGCAGTACCATCGGCTCAAAAAAGGGGAACACATCATTCCTGTGCCGAGTATTGAGCTTAAACCGCATTTTTCCGGCTATCTGATCGATCCCATCAAAAGCTTCTTCAAAACGTCCTCGTCCAAGCGTCGGCGCCTTGGGGAGCGTTCCATTGTACGCCCCGTGTTCAGTTACTACGGCAAACTCATCATCGACGACTCGGTCATCAAGAGTATTGTGCATATTGTCGCGGAGAAACTGCAGGAAGTGTACCGCGTCGGTGCAACCCATGTGAGGCATATCGTGAACGGGGATGACGATCTGGGCATCGTGGTCTCGATAGAGATCGTCTTCGCCTATGGTCATGCGATTGCGGAGGCGATGGCAGCGCTGCGGCTTGAACTGCAAAAGGAGATTGAGCGAATCACGGGCATGGTTGTGCACGAAATTGACATTCTCGTCAAGAGTCTGCACGTCGATAAAGCTGTATCGGCACGCGCTTAA
- a CDS encoding PHP domain-containing protein, which produces MPSDLHIHSTFSDGKDTPEEIVEAAKAAGLRYIAITDHDSVEGVTALYESGYASGSLRIIPGVGFTAGDAQHEVHILGYNIDIYDAGLQEKLEEISEARWARFTEIVELLQKLGYEIGETEVLTDEGMCKAVGRSHVARVLVKKGYFDSIRACFDQLLTRGKPAYVPHFRLVPEDVIELIKGAGGIPVLANPKELDDEATVAHLIAQGIGGIEAFYPTYDLADTQHYLGLAQQHGLLVSGGSDYRGFAGRQPDAIGQFTIEDIYAENFYRPSQAMA; this is translated from the coding sequence ATGCCAAGCGATTTGCATATCCATTCGACCTTTTCCGATGGGAAGGATACCCCGGAGGAGATCGTGGAAGCCGCAAAGGCTGCAGGGCTGCGCTACATTGCCATCACAGATCACGACAGCGTAGAGGGGGTTACGGCACTCTATGAGAGCGGGTATGCCTCCGGCAGCCTGCGCATCATCCCTGGTGTCGGCTTCACGGCGGGCGATGCGCAGCACGAAGTGCATATTCTGGGCTACAATATTGATATCTACGATGCCGGCCTTCAGGAAAAACTCGAGGAGATCAGCGAAGCGCGCTGGGCTCGCTTTACGGAGATCGTCGAACTCCTGCAGAAGCTCGGCTATGAGATCGGCGAAACCGAGGTGCTGACGGACGAGGGGATGTGCAAGGCGGTGGGGCGATCCCATGTGGCACGCGTCCTCGTTAAGAAGGGGTACTTCGACTCCATACGTGCCTGCTTCGATCAGCTGCTCACGCGCGGAAAACCTGCCTATGTGCCGCATTTTCGGCTAGTTCCCGAGGATGTGATCGAGCTCATCAAAGGGGCAGGCGGGATTCCTGTGCTCGCAAATCCAAAGGAACTCGATGATGAGGCGACGGTGGCTCACCTCATCGCGCAGGGAATCGGGGGAATCGAAGCGTTTTACCCGACCTATGACCTTGCGGATACGCAGCACTATCTGGGCCTTGCGCAGCAGCACGGGCTTCTTGTCTCGGGCGGTTCGGATTACCGTGGCTTTGCGGGACGGCAGCCGGATGCAATCGGACAGTTCACCATCGAGGACATCTATGCGGAGAATTTTTACCGCCCGTCACAGGCTATGGCATAG
- a CDS encoding TIGR00282 family metallophosphoesterase produces the protein MRIMMVGDVVGRAGRRAFRTITPRLRSEKKIDVVIVNGENAAGGKGFTRKALDELYAGGADIVTAGNHVWDKKDVFSFIDDEPFLVRPANYPEGTPGQGYCIFPFKAANIAVLNLSGRSFMPALDCPFQKADEILADIGTSADVVVLDFHAETTSEKLAMGHYLDGRAAIVVGTHTHVQTADEQILPGGTAYITDLGMVGASDSILGVRKDLVIQKFRTGMPVRFEMAEGAAEYAAVIVDIERDGGRIAAIERVLLREED, from the coding sequence GTGCGCATCATGATGGTCGGTGACGTTGTCGGACGCGCAGGCCGACGGGCTTTTCGCACGATCACGCCGCGGCTTCGATCGGAGAAAAAGATCGATGTCGTCATTGTCAACGGAGAGAATGCTGCGGGCGGCAAGGGCTTCACGCGCAAGGCACTGGATGAACTATACGCCGGCGGTGCCGACATTGTGACGGCGGGCAACCACGTCTGGGACAAGAAGGATGTCTTTTCCTTCATCGACGATGAGCCCTTTCTCGTACGTCCTGCGAACTATCCGGAGGGGACGCCTGGGCAGGGATACTGTATCTTCCCGTTCAAGGCGGCAAACATTGCTGTGCTGAACCTCTCAGGGCGCTCTTTCATGCCCGCGTTGGACTGCCCCTTTCAAAAGGCGGATGAAATTCTCGCAGACATCGGCACGAGTGCCGATGTCGTCGTACTGGACTTTCACGCAGAGACGACCTCGGAGAAGCTCGCGATGGGGCACTATCTGGACGGACGCGCGGCGATTGTGGTCGGGACACACACGCATGTGCAGACGGCGGACGAGCAGATTCTGCCGGGCGGCACGGCATACATCACAGATCTCGGCATGGTCGGCGCGTCGGACTCAATTCTGGGCGTGCGCAAAGATCTCGTCATTCAAAAGTTTCGGACGGGGATGCCCGTGCGGTTTGAAATGGCAGAGGGCGCTGCGGAATACGCTGCCGTCATTGTAGACATCGAGAGGGACGGAGGCAGAATCGCAGCGATTGAGCGTGTGCTGCTCCGCGAAGAAGATTAA